One Luteolibacter yonseiensis genomic window carries:
- a CDS encoding PQQ-dependent sugar dehydrogenase: MSQSKARSSWRVTALSTLLSLFCGAGLSQGELIRPDVGAYYDGILPPEAPAVASDWSTVPAFPNLSFLNPLGLTHIPGTNKLLVWEREGKIWAFDNDPAVTTKTLVVDLSANVQGWDDSGLLGLAVHPDFETNRQIYVWYVWRGGIQGGTGDLGPVLGSATTRPPTNTPNRNRLSRFVLDGNFQTPKASEAVVIDQKDISVWHNGGGVFFHPQNGFLYITNGDDTDLTNTQRIDRGLFSCVMRIDVDKRGGSVSHAPTLRPVNEVSPNWPQYYVPNDNPFVGQPNSLEEIYAIGLRSPHRMTIDPVTGRIFIGDVGADTREEVSVIDPGDAAGLNFQWNRIEGAGRDLTAPYIGVNKRPIIDYPHGTEDGSCVIGGYVYRGTQFPELIGKYIFGDNMSGRIWYLDESTSPAKKVLLATLPDGPGPNSGNDYRGLGSFGLDAYGEIYLCQLSSVDGRIFKLKRGGAPPGTPLPSTLSATGFFSDTAALVPSPRLLPYQINAPFWSDHAVKSRYAAIPNGTTVGFTAQGDWDFPTGSVLVKHFDLPVSDLDPAVRRRLETRFIVKKADGSVYGATYKWRADQSDADLLDSSLTESIPIQTSSLGAFTGQDIGSPALAGSTTREGSFITIKAGGTDIWGTSDQFHFASQLRTGDFDVSVRVESVTQADLYTKTGLMVRDSLAPNARHVMALVFPSNAARNNNNGGYEFQYRATTGGNATALYPPAPQPLVSYPNTWLRMKREGDTFIAYSSANGSDWREYSRTVLALPAQLHFGLAVTAHTGSPTTTAKFEIETRRQNWYYPSRQDCVTCHNSQAGGVLGLSSRQLNLDTRYHGGDLENQLRAWSHAGLFHNGPDDSEIPALPKLVPAGDTTASLETRARSYLDANCSNCHRPGGVHALWDARFQTPFSLQGINYGTVVNNLGNPDARVVVPQNLPDSILHYRVNRVGENQMPPLAKNQVDEQGVAMLAAWIQSLPTENVEAPSLLAAVARSHTRVDLSWQDNSDNESGFSIERSTDNVNFTRIGTVGSGVRAYSDLNAEPFTTQYYRVAAYAVYVTSAYSDVRSVTPDIGPPAPEVVVRSGTMMIPNNDFTPGDLPGVTDFGGVRTNASVTHTFSIANIGNAPLTLTGTPRVVVLGPDAASFPVSLQPGTGTIAGGASTAFGIRFSPQGTGIKTALVSILSDDPDEPVTTFAITGEGVSSDLAAWWKFNEASGTTAFESAGNSLTGTLTDPLPAWSAAGRLGGAIRFTGEVNQSVTVANHSSLNPTSAITITAWVWAEDWSGNRRILQKGNTDNQYRLLAENGKLVWDIENVGRIEADLPATENWAHLAATYNRTAMRLYVNGVQVGVLNSTVAMPTTTNPLYIGTKTPGSTAGDHFNGYLDDLRVYSSAVSASDIAMMGRNSGVVEIATSDGTAQKGTGDAGAISITRTGDTAADLPVTLSLIQGSGQAVLDTDFNLSPALAGFEIPAGRSVATVVVNPINRSVVTGPLDATVLLAQGTGYSTGPTTIARVRVLDTPYHQWKISAFGGLAAANGPAAGDNADPDMDGLANLLEGGLGGDPLVSDSSILPDVNVEFIDGQLYLTSSYTRPRPAMPGLTYLTRTSDTPAGGAWQDAVPLTGYPQDNGDGTETVKVRSALPVGAGPSQFMRLEIGRQ; this comes from the coding sequence ATGTCCCAATCAAAAGCCCGCTCGTCCTGGCGCGTGACCGCGTTATCCACCCTACTCTCGTTGTTCTGCGGCGCGGGCCTGTCCCAAGGGGAACTGATCCGCCCGGACGTCGGAGCCTACTATGACGGCATCCTGCCGCCCGAAGCACCCGCCGTGGCTTCGGACTGGTCCACGGTGCCCGCCTTTCCCAACCTCTCTTTTCTGAACCCGCTCGGGCTCACCCACATCCCGGGAACGAACAAGCTGTTGGTATGGGAACGGGAGGGCAAGATCTGGGCGTTCGACAACGACCCCGCCGTCACCACGAAGACGCTGGTCGTGGACCTGTCCGCGAACGTGCAGGGCTGGGACGATTCCGGGCTGCTGGGGCTCGCGGTGCATCCGGATTTCGAAACCAACCGGCAGATTTACGTGTGGTACGTCTGGCGCGGGGGGATCCAGGGAGGAACGGGAGACCTGGGACCGGTGCTCGGAAGCGCCACCACCCGTCCGCCGACCAATACTCCGAACCGCAACCGGCTTTCCCGTTTCGTTCTGGACGGGAATTTCCAAACACCCAAGGCCAGCGAGGCGGTGGTCATCGACCAGAAGGACATCAGCGTCTGGCACAACGGCGGCGGGGTGTTCTTCCACCCGCAGAACGGATTCCTCTACATCACCAATGGCGACGACACCGATCTCACCAACACCCAGCGCATCGACCGCGGCCTTTTTTCCTGCGTGATGCGGATCGATGTCGACAAACGGGGCGGCTCCGTCAGCCACGCGCCGACGCTCCGCCCTGTGAACGAGGTCAGTCCGAACTGGCCCCAATATTACGTGCCGAACGACAATCCGTTCGTGGGCCAGCCGAACTCGCTGGAGGAGATCTACGCGATCGGCCTGCGCAGCCCGCACCGGATGACCATCGATCCGGTCACGGGCCGGATCTTCATCGGCGATGTGGGTGCGGACACGCGTGAGGAGGTCAGCGTCATCGATCCGGGCGATGCGGCGGGACTGAATTTCCAGTGGAACCGGATCGAAGGCGCGGGACGCGACCTCACGGCACCCTACATCGGCGTCAACAAGCGTCCGATCATCGACTACCCGCACGGAACAGAGGACGGCAGTTGCGTGATCGGCGGCTACGTTTACCGGGGCACCCAATTTCCGGAACTGATCGGTAAATACATCTTCGGGGATAACATGAGCGGGCGGATCTGGTATCTGGACGAAAGCACCAGCCCGGCGAAGAAAGTGCTGCTGGCCACCCTGCCGGACGGGCCTGGACCGAATTCGGGCAACGACTACCGGGGGCTGGGTTCCTTCGGGCTCGATGCCTATGGGGAAATCTACCTGTGCCAGCTCAGCAGCGTGGACGGACGGATCTTCAAGCTCAAACGCGGTGGCGCGCCTCCCGGAACCCCGCTGCCCTCGACACTCAGCGCCACCGGCTTCTTCAGCGACACGGCGGCGCTGGTTCCCAGCCCCCGCCTGCTGCCGTACCAGATCAACGCTCCGTTCTGGTCCGACCATGCCGTGAAAAGCCGTTACGCCGCGATCCCGAACGGCACCACCGTGGGATTCACTGCCCAGGGCGACTGGGATTTCCCCACCGGCAGCGTCCTCGTGAAACATTTCGATCTGCCGGTGAGCGACCTCGATCCCGCCGTGCGCAGGCGGCTGGAGACGCGCTTCATCGTGAAGAAGGCGGACGGCTCGGTCTATGGCGCGACCTACAAGTGGCGCGCCGACCAGAGCGATGCCGACCTGCTGGATTCCTCACTGACGGAAAGCATCCCGATCCAGACCTCCTCTCTCGGTGCTTTCACCGGCCAGGACATCGGCAGCCCGGCGCTCGCGGGATCGACGACCCGGGAGGGAAGTTTCATAACCATCAAGGCGGGCGGCACGGACATCTGGGGAACCAGCGACCAGTTCCACTTCGCGAGCCAACTCCGCACCGGCGACTTCGATGTCTCGGTGCGCGTCGAGTCGGTCACGCAGGCCGATCTTTATACGAAAACCGGGCTGATGGTCCGCGATTCGCTGGCACCGAACGCCCGCCACGTCATGGCGCTGGTTTTCCCGAGCAACGCGGCGCGCAACAATAACAACGGCGGCTACGAATTCCAATACCGGGCGACGACCGGTGGCAACGCCACCGCGCTCTACCCGCCGGCTCCGCAGCCGTTGGTGAGCTATCCGAACACCTGGCTGCGCATGAAGCGAGAGGGCGACACCTTCATCGCCTATTCCAGTGCCAACGGTTCCGACTGGAGGGAATACTCCCGCACGGTGCTGGCGCTGCCCGCACAGCTCCATTTCGGCCTCGCCGTGACAGCCCATACCGGTAGCCCTACCACCACCGCGAAGTTTGAAATCGAGACGCGCCGCCAGAATTGGTATTACCCGAGCAGACAGGACTGCGTCACCTGTCATAACTCCCAGGCCGGCGGTGTGCTGGGACTGAGCAGCCGGCAGTTGAATCTCGACACCCGCTATCATGGCGGCGATTTGGAAAACCAGCTGAGAGCCTGGAGCCACGCCGGGCTTTTCCACAACGGTCCGGATGATTCGGAAATCCCGGCACTCCCGAAGCTGGTTCCCGCAGGCGACACCACCGCCTCCCTTGAGACACGGGCCCGCTCCTACCTGGACGCGAACTGCTCGAACTGCCACCGCCCGGGTGGTGTGCACGCCCTTTGGGACGCCCGCTTCCAGACGCCCTTCAGCCTTCAGGGCATCAACTACGGCACCGTCGTGAACAATCTCGGCAATCCCGACGCAAGGGTCGTGGTGCCGCAGAACCTGCCCGACTCCATCCTCCACTATCGGGTCAACCGCGTGGGAGAAAACCAGATGCCGCCGCTGGCAAAAAACCAGGTCGACGAGCAGGGCGTCGCGATGCTCGCCGCATGGATCCAATCCCTGCCGACGGAGAACGTGGAAGCGCCTTCCCTGCTGGCCGCGGTCGCCCGTTCCCATACGAGGGTGGACCTTTCCTGGCAGGACAACTCGGACAACGAGAGCGGTTTCTCCATCGAACGCTCGACCGACAACGTGAACTTCACCCGCATCGGTACGGTGGGTTCCGGCGTGCGCGCCTACAGCGACCTGAACGCGGAACCCTTCACCACCCAATACTACCGGGTGGCGGCGTACGCGGTGTATGTCACGTCCGCCTACTCCGATGTCCGGTCGGTCACTCCGGACATCGGCCCGCCGGCACCTGAAGTGGTGGTCCGCTCGGGAACCATGATGATCCCGAACAATGATTTCACCCCGGGCGATCTGCCGGGGGTGACGGATTTCGGCGGCGTGAGAACCAACGCCAGCGTGACGCACACCTTCTCCATCGCGAACATCGGCAACGCACCGCTCACCCTGACAGGAACACCACGGGTGGTCGTCCTCGGACCCGACGCGGCCTCCTTCCCGGTTTCCCTCCAGCCCGGGACCGGCACCATTGCCGGTGGGGCCTCCACGGCGTTCGGCATCCGCTTCTCACCGCAGGGAACGGGAATCAAGACCGCGCTGGTTTCCATTCTCTCGGATGATCCGGACGAACCGGTGACCACCTTCGCGATCACGGGAGAAGGTGTCTCCAGCGATCTCGCCGCCTGGTGGAAATTCAATGAAGCCTCCGGGACGACAGCCTTCGAAAGCGCCGGAAACAGTCTGACGGGAACCCTGACGGACCCGCTTCCGGCCTGGTCGGCGGCAGGCAGGCTTGGCGGAGCGATCCGTTTCACCGGCGAAGTCAACCAGAGTGTGACCGTGGCGAACCATTCCAGCCTGAACCCCACCTCGGCGATCACGATCACCGCATGGGTATGGGCGGAAGACTGGAGCGGCAACCGCCGCATCCTCCAGAAGGGCAACACCGACAACCAATACCGCCTGCTGGCGGAAAACGGCAAGCTGGTCTGGGACATCGAGAATGTCGGCCGGATCGAAGCGGACCTGCCAGCGACCGAAAACTGGGCCCACCTCGCCGCCACCTACAACCGGACGGCCATGCGTCTCTACGTCAACGGTGTGCAGGTCGGCGTGCTGAACAGCACCGTGGCGATGCCGACCACCACCAACCCGCTCTACATCGGCACCAAGACACCGGGATCCACCGCGGGTGATCACTTCAATGGCTACCTGGACGATCTCCGCGTCTATTCCTCCGCCGTCTCAGCGAGCGACATCGCCATGATGGGAAGGAACTCCGGTGTGGTCGAGATCGCGACGAGCGATGGAACCGCACAGAAAGGCACGGGTGACGCGGGAGCGATCTCGATCACGCGGACAGGCGATACCGCTGCGGACCTGCCGGTGACTCTTTCGCTGATCCAAGGCTCGGGCCAGGCGGTGCTGGACACCGATTTCAACCTGAGTCCGGCACTGGCCGGATTCGAAATCCCCGCAGGCCGGAGCGTTGCCACCGTGGTGGTGAATCCGATCAACCGTTCCGTCGTGACCGGACCGCTGGATGCCACCGTCCTGCTGGCCCAAGGGACCGGCTACTCGACCGGTCCCACCACAATCGCCCGCGTGCGGGTGCTGGACACCCCTTACCATCAGTGGAAAATCTCTGCATTCGGAGGACTCGCGGCAGCGAACGGCCCCGCTGCGGGTGACAACGCGGACCCGGACATGGACGGCCTGGCGAACCTGCTGGAAGGAGGACTCGGCGGCGATCCGCTGGTTTCTGATTCCTCGATCCTTCCGGATGTGAACGTGGAGTTCATCGACGGGCAACTCTACCTGACCTCCTCCTACACGAGGCCCCGCCCCGCGATGCCCGGACTGACCTACCTGACCCGGACATCGGACACACCGGCGGGCGGTGCCTGGCAGGATGCCGTGCCGCTGACGGGGTATCCGCAGGACAACGGCGACGGCACCGAGACGGTGAAGGTCCGGTCGGCCCTGCCGGTGGGTGCGGGCCCAAGCCAGTTCATGCGGCTGGAAATCGGAAGGCAATGA
- the dnaX gene encoding DNA polymerase III subunit gamma/tau codes for MIPTLRAVSYQVFARKYRPKTFNDVLGQDHVVRTLRNAIAQKRLAHAYLFVGPRGTGKTSTARILAKALNCTGGPNADFDPDEDVCVEIAEGRSLDVLEIDGASNNGVEQVRDLRESVRFAPARGQFKIFYIDEVHMLSNAAFNALLKTLEEPPPHVKFIFATTEANKILPTILSRCQRFDLRPIPTETIAAHLSHIAREEGITLDETAAWAVAKGADGGMRDAQSMLDQLVSFCGDSINEANVLDVFGFTSREKVASLTQTLLSRNNPAALALIQKEAESGRELSQLLGELIGCLRALLVAKLDPSADGEGIPAHLWTALLTSADEYAPDRILSAIDVFAETEGRMKWATNKRLHFELGVIKAIQSLGEVRITDVIKVLTKGADFMPAAGSIVLDPPRGAAGPAASAVAASPPATPAPVAAEEKPAPEPVATAAVSTPAPEPTPVAAAPAKPPAVAAPAPEPTPVPTPATASEPDLSTIPVAKEWNPAPQQKAVEESAPVATKPRITGGLSAFDLMIAEAPEVSEMPTATEPPPWQNEKPAAPVVEKAPEPVAPAPSITEDAFYNDPLIQAALVKFEGKVVA; via the coding sequence TTGATCCCTACACTCCGCGCCGTGAGTTACCAGGTCTTTGCCAGAAAATACCGCCCAAAAACCTTCAACGACGTGCTCGGACAGGATCATGTCGTGAGGACGTTACGCAACGCCATCGCCCAGAAACGGCTGGCCCACGCGTATCTTTTCGTCGGCCCGCGCGGCACCGGCAAGACCTCCACCGCCCGGATTCTCGCGAAGGCGTTGAACTGCACCGGCGGGCCGAACGCGGACTTCGACCCGGACGAGGACGTCTGCGTCGAGATCGCGGAAGGACGCTCGCTGGATGTGTTGGAAATCGACGGTGCGTCGAACAACGGCGTGGAGCAGGTGCGGGACCTGCGTGAGTCGGTGCGCTTCGCGCCGGCGCGCGGACAGTTCAAGATCTTCTACATCGACGAGGTCCACATGCTCTCGAACGCGGCGTTCAACGCGCTGCTCAAGACGCTGGAGGAACCGCCGCCGCACGTGAAATTCATCTTCGCCACCACCGAGGCGAACAAGATCCTGCCCACCATCCTCTCACGCTGCCAGCGCTTCGACCTGCGCCCCATCCCGACGGAGACCATTGCCGCGCACCTGTCGCACATCGCGAGGGAGGAAGGCATCACCCTCGATGAAACCGCCGCGTGGGCCGTCGCGAAAGGCGCGGACGGCGGCATGCGCGACGCCCAGTCGATGCTCGACCAGCTCGTTTCCTTCTGCGGGGACAGCATCAACGAGGCGAACGTGCTCGACGTCTTCGGCTTCACCTCGCGGGAAAAGGTCGCCTCGCTCACCCAGACGCTGCTCTCACGCAACAACCCCGCCGCGCTCGCGCTCATCCAGAAGGAAGCCGAGAGCGGCCGCGAGCTTTCCCAACTCCTCGGAGAACTCATCGGCTGCCTGCGCGCCCTGCTTGTCGCCAAGCTCGATCCCTCCGCCGACGGCGAAGGCATCCCGGCCCACCTGTGGACCGCTCTCCTCACCTCCGCCGACGAATACGCGCCGGACCGCATTCTTTCCGCCATCGACGTCTTCGCCGAAACGGAAGGCCGCATGAAGTGGGCGACGAACAAGCGCCTGCACTTCGAGCTGGGCGTCATCAAGGCCATCCAATCGCTGGGGGAAGTCCGCATCACCGACGTGATCAAGGTCCTGACCAAAGGCGCGGATTTCATGCCGGCCGCCGGGTCGATCGTCCTCGATCCACCGAGGGGCGCCGCAGGTCCAGCCGCTTCCGCTGTTGCCGCCAGCCCTCCAGCCACCCCTGCACCGGTCGCCGCCGAAGAGAAACCAGCGCCGGAGCCCGTCGCAACCGCTGCGGTTTCCACTCCCGCGCCGGAACCAACACCTGTCGCGGCCGCCCCAGCGAAACCACCGGCCGTTGCAGCACCTGCTCCGGAACCTACGCCTGTTCCCACACCCGCGACAGCGTCCGAACCGGACCTTTCCACCATTCCCGTCGCGAAGGAATGGAATCCCGCTCCGCAGCAGAAAGCCGTGGAGGAATCCGCCCCGGTCGCCACCAAACCGCGCATCACCGGAGGGCTCTCCGCCTTCGACCTGATGATCGCCGAGGCACCGGAAGTCAGCGAGATGCCGACCGCCACCGAGCCGCCACCATGGCAGAACGAGAAGCCCGCCGCACCCGTCGTGGAAAAAGCCCCGGAACCCGTGGCACCCGCACCGAGCATCACCGAGGACGCCTTCTACAACGACCCGCTCATCCAGGCCGCGCTGGTGAAGTTCGAAGGAAAAGTGGTGGCCTGA
- a CDS encoding YbaB/EbfC family nucleoid-associated protein produces the protein MNIQKLMKQAQQMQAGLAAKQEELAIQTVTASVGGGKVNVIATCSGDVLSIKIDPSVIDPGDAEFLEELVLKGVQEAISKGKETAAAEMKKLTGGLNIPGM, from the coding sequence ATGAACATCCAGAAACTGATGAAACAGGCCCAGCAGATGCAGGCGGGGCTCGCGGCGAAACAAGAAGAACTCGCCATCCAGACCGTCACCGCCTCCGTCGGCGGCGGCAAGGTGAACGTCATCGCCACCTGTTCCGGCGACGTGCTTTCCATCAAGATCGACCCGTCCGTGATCGATCCGGGCGACGCGGAGTTCCTGGAGGAACTCGTGCTCAAAGGCGTGCAGGAGGCCATCTCCAAGGGTAAGGAAACCGCCGCCGCGGAAATGAAAAAGCTCACCGGCGGGCTGAACATCCCGGGCATGTGA
- a CDS encoding endonuclease/exonuclease/phosphatase family protein has product MSTFCRFLGWLVVGLSLVLHLFTVYTFALQPDRFAAFTVMPIWLWGGFGMLLCLGAFYFLRARFSLLMAGVWAVTLLVGADEAHALLNIGKPPPLPGRAAPYEGSPTLRVVTLNCSTFIYGNPAADLAVWQPDIVLLQEVEPHLARQIADTLYGGRGDLRFHAGNAIVTRWRITRDLPNTDRNRRALQVTVRTPGGQEMEVVNIHLPSASTDLRLWRKYAWSAHRVNRATRLAELAVTRRFLAGSTHFPHKATILGGDFNAPASDIVHRTLAPDLVDAFGAAGTGWGNTFQRRLPILRIDHIYATRHFVPVRSRVVATRNSDHRMVIADFLAPTRRSH; this is encoded by the coding sequence ATGTCCACCTTCTGCCGCTTCCTCGGATGGCTGGTGGTCGGACTTTCCCTGGTGCTCCACCTTTTCACGGTCTACACCTTCGCGCTGCAACCGGACCGGTTCGCGGCCTTCACCGTGATGCCCATCTGGCTATGGGGTGGCTTCGGGATGTTGTTGTGCCTCGGCGCGTTTTATTTCCTGCGCGCCCGCTTCTCCCTCCTCATGGCGGGCGTCTGGGCCGTCACCCTGCTCGTCGGCGCGGATGAGGCGCACGCGCTGCTGAACATCGGGAAACCGCCCCCCCTGCCCGGCCGTGCCGCACCTTATGAGGGGAGCCCCACCCTGCGGGTCGTCACGCTGAACTGCTCGACCTTCATCTATGGAAATCCTGCGGCGGACCTCGCCGTCTGGCAGCCCGACATCGTGCTGCTGCAGGAAGTGGAACCTCACCTGGCCCGCCAGATCGCGGATACGCTTTACGGCGGCCGGGGCGATCTCCGCTTCCATGCGGGCAATGCCATCGTCACCCGCTGGAGGATCACGCGGGACCTTCCGAATACCGACCGGAACCGCCGCGCCCTGCAGGTCACCGTGCGCACGCCCGGCGGCCAGGAAATGGAGGTTGTGAACATCCACCTCCCCAGCGCCTCCACGGACCTGAGACTTTGGCGGAAATACGCATGGTCCGCGCACCGGGTGAACCGCGCCACCCGTCTGGCCGAGCTTGCCGTCACCCGCAGGTTCCTCGCCGGATCCACTCATTTCCCCCACAAGGCGACCATTCTGGGTGGGGATTTCAACGCCCCCGCTTCGGACATCGTCCACCGCACGCTCGCGCCGGATCTGGTGGACGCCTTCGGTGCGGCGGGGACCGGCTGGGGAAACACCTTCCAGCGCCGCCTGCCGATCCTCCGCATCGACCACATCTACGCCACCCGCCATTTCGTCCCGGTCCGCAGCCGTGTCGTCGCCACCCGGAACAGCGACCATCGCATGGTCATCGCCGATTTTCTCGCGCCCACAAGACGCTCACATTAA